In Zingiber officinale cultivar Zhangliang chromosome 1A, Zo_v1.1, whole genome shotgun sequence, the DNA window tgtagtcattataattttatagttgcTGTACCATAATATTTATAATTGTTATGACACGTTGTTAACCTGTGTTGAACAGTGTTGTGTTCAATGATGAATTATGGTTGCtagtattattaatattgatgagAGCTTATTATAACATAATATTAATCTTGATAAGAAATTAAGGGCTGATATTAAAAACTAAGGAcagttttaataattaaaaatatgtaGTGGTGGAGTAAGATGAGatattattttgattaaaaaaattatttatttgacTATTATAATAAAAGATGTCCTTTTTTTACTTTTCCCCGTTTTCAATTCTATTAAATGAACAACAACAAGAGATATCTGTTCGAAAATAATACAACAcattattataattttacatataataaacaaatatttaatGCGCACCTTCCTCCCCATTTCCTGaaattgttattttattattaaaaaaattgcaCGCATTTATTTTAAACACGTTCTGGCTCAATTTATGGATTAGATAAATAAAAGCAATTCTATTGGTCAAGTGAAGCGAAATTTCTACCCTTTTTCCAGCCGCCCCTTGTCTTTATTCCTTCTTTCTTGCTGTACAAGCTAGCCGTCGGCCTATATGATCATACGCCTTCGACGCCAAGGTCGAACCTTGTAGCCGCCCACTTCGATCTCCGCCATGGCACTTGCAGGCGCAGTAGAACCTCCCCTCTCACCCTCAGCCGGCCTCGATCTCGACTACCTTGACTATCTCCTCCAGGGTTTCTACTGCGACGACCTCTTTCACCGGCCCGACCCTGCCACCACAGCCGAGGGGGAGAAGTGCGTCGATTCGCCTTCACGCGAATCCATCGCCTCTTCTGATCCAGTCTATTGCCATCTGGAGGTGGAGGAAGACGATGCTGCCTCCAAGGGCTTCTATGTGGATGATTTCCTCTCTGATTTGTTCGATTTAGGGTCTCGTGATGCTGAGACTCCCAATCCGGGGGCAGCAATCGACGGTGAGGGAAAGGATGGCGATAAggaggaagaggatgaagaacCGGCCAGCAAGAAGCTGAAAAGGTATTGATTCATCTGTTATTGGTGAAAATTGTGATAAAAAAATCTGATATTTAGGGTTTTGTAAGTCACTTATGACCGTGTACGAACTCTGGTTCgtgttaaaaaatatatcttgatcatgtatttttttttttatctgggTAATCAGTGATTCTGCCATGAAATCGCGGGTGATGAAGGCGGTGTACCTGAAGGATAAAAAAGACCTAGATACTTTCGCACCGAAGCAGGAGTCTGCAGTGCTCTTTGAGGGTAAGATACGGGGCCGAATCGCTACTTCTGCCCACTGTTTTGTCTCTATCCTAATCGATTTTTTGTTCgcaattttgaaatttgtttctTTCTTCTCGCTTCATCAGAATCCCTGCCGCTGGGTTCCCTGCTTTGCCTCGTCAGTATCATTTGCTCGTTCCTTCTTCCAGTTCTGGGCGACCAGAACCTGAAGAACACAAAGGGTCAGGGAAGAGGCAACTGCCATGAAATTGTGATGAACGGAGGAGTGAAAAATACGATTTTGGGATTTGGGTCGGGTAATTTTGGGCGGAGGTGCAGAGGTACGAGGAGTAGGATTAAAAGGTTCGATCTTCCGCATGTCGTTTAGGTGCTCTAATTTTTGTTGTATGTTTACTCCATCGTTTCTTGCCCTCTAATAGTTATAATCTCTATAGGTCTTCTAATgaacatattttttattttataaataattatcaCTGTgagaatataaatttaaatctGTAAAAAGATAATTTTATAGTTTGTATTTAatagaaatataaaaataatcatGCCCATTGTATTgaaaaataaattggagaaaatttaaatttgaaatgttttttttcattaaaaaaataaaaagggtgTTTCTTTAATGagtttaaagataaaaaaaatatatagagatgTCATTGTAATTTTCTTTTGTgcaatttaaaaaatcaaaaggaaGTCATATGATTGCAGCCATATGTTATTcagatcttaaaaaaaaaaaaaataatatgaacTAATTGAATGTCATGACTAGTATTATTGCATTTCCCTGTTACAGCATTTGGACACATTTTataatattgaattttttttaccaaaaataatataCCTTATTTGTTAAACAGATGAATAATTGTTGTGAAGTCAATTATTTTGATTTCTAAattttgtatataaatattccaataAATCTAGTTGATAAGAGCTTATTTTTAGATAGGAATGTCTTAGGTGGTGTTTGGttttaggtggcgtttggttttcTTTTAGGAATGAGAATgtgtatcatagtattatggaatgagaatgagtatgcaTTTAGGtattattcttaaaaataatgtttggttaattgaatattttcaatcggaatgaatctaaattttattttttattcttggaggaaaataagagaaaaaattagatgggagagaaTATTGAatatgagagaaacatatgatgagagaaaatgtgtgatgagagagaaagtgtgatgggaaaaaaatgaagagagagaaagtatgatgagagaaaatgaggagagagtgtatgataagagagattgagaagagaaaaagtatgatgagagaaaatgaggagagagtgtatgataagagagattgagaagagaaaaagtatgatgagagagaaattatgttgagagagaaagagtgattggaaaaaaatgaagagagaaagtatgatgaaagaaaataaaagattgaggagagaaaaaatgAGTTGGGAGAGAAAAAGTgatgagaaaatgagagattggggagagagaaagtgtgattagagaaaatgaggaaagagagtctgatgggagaggatgaagagagagagtgtgatgagagaaaatgatgagaaaTTGTGGTAAAAGACGAatatgctcgcccccagcgcccccgccaatccgtcccaaggtcaacacggaggaggtaaatcacggacagttactagcctttggaatagtgattagcacataagggagatattttaTCTCGGTTTTGCCGAGATTTGAATCGCAGACTTCATTGTGGTAACACcttatgcgctagccactagacccatccgaggtgacaagaaaatgaggagaaatggtaagagagattgagaagagagaaagtatgatgaaaaaaataaggagagagtgtgtaatgggagagaaagtgtgatagaagagaatgaagagagagaaaatgaggagagagagtgtgtaatgggagagaatataaagagaaaatgatagagaatgtgtaatgagagagaatgaggagagagaaagtatgttgagagaaaagtgtgatgatagaataaggagagagaaaatatgatggtaaaagatgaatacgctcgtcCTTAACGTTCCTGTTAATCCGTCCCAGAGCCAACATGGAGAAGGTAAATCGAATAGtgaaaggagagagaaaatatgatgagagagaacaaggagagaatgtgaaataaaataaaaattgaacaaatatactaaagatatttttatccaaaacttaattcacattcctattccatcaaaatccaagggagggggtgagtttcatcTATACTCAAGTTTTTAGATTTCATTCTAAAATCTTAATTCCATTTCTATCAACTAAACACAGGTTTAGGAATAAATTCATTCTCTTATTCCCAAACcccttaaaaaaaaatacttataagTATTTAATAATTTTGACTAGGTGCAGTAAGTTTGATATCCAAACTGTCATAATTGAGTTTTGTGTTTTTAAGT includes these proteins:
- the LOC122023606 gene encoding bZIP transcription factor 50-like, with the translated sequence MALAGAVEPPLSPSAGLDLDYLDYLLQGFYCDDLFHRPDPATTAEGEKCVDSPSRESIASSDPVYCHLEVEEDDAASKGFYVDDFLSDLFDLGSRDAETPNPGAAIDGEGKDGDKEEEDEEPASKKLKSDSAMKSRVMKAVYLKDKKDLDTFAPKQESAVLFEESLPLGSLLCLVSIICSFLLPVLGDQNLKNTKGQGRGNCHEIVMNGGVKNTILGFGSGNFGRRCRGTRSRIKRFDLPHVV